A portion of the Blastochloris tepida genome contains these proteins:
- the pufL gene encoding photosynthetic reaction center subunit L yields MALLSFERKYRVRGGTLIGGDLFDFWVGPFYVGFFGVSAIFFIFLGVSLIGYAASQGPSLDPFAISINPPDLKYGFAGAPLLEGGFWQAITVCAIGAFISWQLREVEISRKLGMGWHVPIAFGVPIFMFLVLQVFRPILMGGWGFAFPYGILSHLDWVNNFGFQYLNWHYNPGHMSSVSFLFANAMALGLHGGLILSVANPGDGDKVKTAEHENAYFRDVVGYSIGALAIHRLGLFLASNIFLTGAFGTIASGPFWTRGWPEWWGWWLDIPFWS; encoded by the coding sequence ATGGCACTGCTCAGCTTTGAGAGAAAGTATCGCGTCCGCGGGGGGACGCTGATCGGGGGAGATTTGTTCGATTTCTGGGTGGGGCCGTTCTATGTCGGCTTCTTCGGAGTTTCGGCGATCTTCTTCATTTTCCTAGGCGTTTCCCTGATCGGGTATGCTGCGTCCCAGGGACCCAGCCTGGATCCCTTTGCGATCAGCATCAACCCGCCTGATCTTAAGTACGGATTTGCGGGCGCGCCGCTGCTGGAAGGCGGTTTCTGGCAGGCTATCACGGTCTGCGCGATCGGCGCCTTCATTTCGTGGCAGCTGCGTGAGGTCGAGATTTCCCGGAAGCTCGGAATGGGTTGGCACGTTCCGATCGCGTTCGGCGTTCCGATCTTCATGTTCCTGGTTCTGCAGGTGTTTCGCCCGATTCTCATGGGCGGCTGGGGTTTCGCATTCCCCTACGGCATCCTGAGCCATCTCGACTGGGTGAACAATTTCGGGTTCCAGTACCTCAACTGGCACTACAACCCCGGTCACATGTCGTCGGTTTCGTTCCTGTTCGCTAACGCGATGGCTCTGGGCCTTCACGGCGGCCTGATCCTGTCGGTTGCGAACCCGGGCGACGGCGACAAGGTGAAGACCGCGGAACACGAGAACGCGTATTTCCGCGACGTCGTCGGCTACTCGATTGGTGCGCTCGCCATCCATCGTCTCGGCCTGTTCCTGGCCTCCAACATCTTCCTGACGGGCGCCTTTGGCACCATCGCCAGCGGTCCGTTCTGGACCCGCGGCTGGCCGGAGTGGTGGGGCTGGTGGCTCGACATTCCGTTCTGGAGCTAA
- a CDS encoding Na+/H+ antiporter subunit G: MLTEVLTSALVLIGAAFVLLGAVGLARLPDLFTRLHGPTKATTLGVGAMVVGSMIHFNAQGDGVSLRDLTIVLFLFITAPVSAHMIAKAALKERERAPQAEPPAQQDPSET; the protein is encoded by the coding sequence ATGCTGACCGAGGTGCTGACATCGGCGCTGGTGCTGATCGGGGCGGCGTTCGTGCTGCTCGGCGCGGTTGGGCTGGCGCGGCTGCCCGATCTGTTCACCCGCCTGCACGGCCCGACCAAGGCCACCACGCTCGGCGTCGGTGCGATGGTCGTGGGCTCGATGATCCACTTCAATGCTCAAGGCGACGGCGTGAGCCTGCGCGACCTGACGATCGTGCTGTTCCTGTTCATCACCGCGCCGGTGAGCGCCCACATGATCGCCAAGGCGGCGCTGAAGGAGCGCGAGCGCGCGCCGCAGGCGGAGCCGCCGGCCCAACAAGACCCCTCCGAAACCTGA
- a CDS encoding K+/H+ antiporter subunit F: MAAIALTLWRLLRGPGVMDRVLALDTLAINAIALVILFDILFGNAISFEAALLIAMMGFVGTAALCKFRLSGDVIE; encoded by the coding sequence GTGGCCGCCATCGCGCTCACGCTGTGGCGGCTGTTGCGCGGCCCAGGCGTGATGGACCGCGTGCTGGCGCTCGATACGCTCGCCATCAACGCCATCGCCCTGGTCATCCTGTTCGACATCCTGTTCGGCAACGCCATCTCGTTCGAGGCGGCGCTGCTGATCGCGATGATGGGCTTCGTCGGCACCGCCGCGCTGTGCAAGTTCCGCCTCAGCGGCGATGTGATCGAATAG
- the pufA gene encoding light-harvesting antenna LH1, alpha subunit codes for MANENPRSASWKLWLILDPRRVLTALFIYLTVIALLIHFGLLSTNRLNWWEFQRGLPAASLVVVPPAVG; via the coding sequence ATGGCTAACGAAAACCCTCGCAGCGCTTCGTGGAAGCTCTGGCTCATTCTTGATCCGCGCCGGGTTCTGACCGCGCTGTTCATCTACCTGACGGTTATCGCTCTGCTGATCCACTTCGGTCTGCTGAGCACCAACCGTCTGAACTGGTGGGAATTCCAGCGCGGGCTGCCGGCCGCGTCGCTCGTGGTCGTTCCGCCGGCTGTCGGCTGA
- a CDS encoding Na+/H+ antiporter subunit E, which translates to MTGFPMSVLHALVPAPVLSLMILGLWLALAPQITPGQFVLGAVVALAIPRLTAAFWPDRPRLARPLAALRLAGTVLADIVVANFAVARRVVGPLHRLHPAFVEVPLDLRDGFVATILGSIVSLTPGTVSIEIDRERWILFVHALDDTDPQQLVDTIKRRYEAPLREAFAC; encoded by the coding sequence ATGACAGGGTTTCCGATGTCCGTTCTGCACGCTCTCGTGCCGGCGCCGGTGCTCAGCCTGATGATCCTGGGGCTGTGGCTCGCGCTGGCGCCGCAGATCACGCCCGGCCAGTTCGTGCTCGGCGCGGTCGTCGCGCTGGCCATCCCGCGGCTCACCGCCGCATTCTGGCCCGACCGGCCGCGCCTCGCGCGGCCGCTGGCGGCGCTGCGCCTCGCCGGCACGGTGCTGGCCGACATCGTGGTGGCGAACTTCGCGGTGGCGCGCCGCGTCGTCGGGCCGCTCCATCGGCTGCATCCCGCCTTCGTCGAGGTGCCGCTCGATCTGCGCGACGGCTTCGTCGCCACCATTCTCGGCAGCATCGTGTCGCTGACGCCAGGCACGGTCTCGATCGAGATCGACCGTGAGCGCTGGATCCTGTTCGTCCATGCGCTCGACGACACCGATCCGCAGCAGCTCGTCGACACCATCAAGCGGCGCTACGAGGCGCCGCTGCGGGAGGCCTTCGCATGCTAG
- the pufM gene encoding photosynthetic reaction center subunit M: MADFQTIYTQIQARGPDHFGPSGQWGDIDRVGKPIFIKWLGRIGDAQIGPVYLGASGVGGIAFGLTAILIIGFNMLAQVSFDPLQFFRQFFWLGLYPPKAQYGMGIPPLNDGGWWLMAGLMMTLSLGCWWIRVYSRARALGLGTHIAWNFAMAIFFVLCIGFFHPVLVGSWSEAVPFGIFPHLDWLTAFSMRYGNFYYCPWHGFSIGFAYGCGLLFAAHGATILAVARFGGDREIEQITDRGTAVERAALFWRWTMGFNATIESIHRWGWFFSFMVMFSASVGILLTGTFVDNWYLWCVKHGAAPDYPAFLPATPDPRAGTFDPRTLTGVPQ; the protein is encoded by the coding sequence ATGGCTGACTTCCAGACGATCTACACGCAAATTCAGGCCCGCGGGCCGGACCATTTCGGTCCCTCGGGTCAGTGGGGCGACATCGATCGCGTCGGCAAGCCGATCTTCATCAAGTGGCTCGGCCGCATCGGCGACGCTCAGATTGGTCCCGTCTATCTCGGTGCTTCCGGCGTCGGCGGCATCGCGTTCGGGTTGACGGCGATTCTGATCATCGGGTTCAACATGTTGGCCCAGGTCAGCTTCGACCCGCTGCAGTTCTTCCGCCAGTTCTTCTGGCTGGGGCTCTATCCGCCGAAGGCGCAGTACGGCATGGGCATTCCTCCGCTGAATGACGGCGGTTGGTGGCTGATGGCCGGCCTGATGATGACGCTGTCGCTTGGCTGCTGGTGGATCCGGGTCTACTCCCGGGCCCGGGCGCTTGGCCTCGGCACGCACATCGCCTGGAACTTCGCCATGGCGATCTTCTTCGTGCTCTGCATCGGCTTCTTCCATCCCGTGCTGGTGGGAAGCTGGTCGGAAGCCGTTCCGTTCGGCATCTTCCCGCACCTGGACTGGCTGACCGCGTTCTCCATGCGCTACGGCAACTTCTACTATTGCCCGTGGCATGGCTTCTCGATCGGCTTCGCCTATGGCTGCGGCCTGCTGTTCGCGGCTCACGGCGCCACCATCCTGGCTGTTGCCCGGTTCGGCGGCGATCGCGAAATCGAGCAGATCACGGACCGTGGTACCGCGGTCGAGCGTGCGGCGCTGTTCTGGCGCTGGACGATGGGCTTCAACGCGACGATCGAATCGATCCACCGCTGGGGCTGGTTCTTCTCCTTCATGGTGATGTTCTCCGCCTCCGTCGGGATCCTCCTCACCGGCACGTTCGTCGACAACTGGTATCTGTGGTGTGTCAAGCACGGCGCGGCTCCGGACTATCCGGCCTTCCTGCCTGCTACGCCCGATCCGCGTGCCGGCACGTTTGATCCTCGTACGCTGACGGGAGTGCCGCAATGA
- a CDS encoding monovalent cation/H+ antiporter subunit A — protein sequence MLIVLALMALLAGAALAPVAARFGRVRASQTAAAALIGALALLAPLAPGVLSGQVVVASWSWLPEWGLDLAFRFDGLSLLFALLILGIGLLIVLYASYYLPVADRMGRFLGLLLVFAAGMLGIVLSENILLLLVFWEITSVTSFLLIAYKYEAHDGRIAARMALAVTGGGGLAMLAGFLLLGHIAGSFELSDILARGAQIRAHPLYAPTLVLILLGAFTKSAQFPLHFWLPNAMAAPTPVSAYLHSATMVKAGVFLLARLHPALAGTELWFGLVSSVGAATFVYGAYVALLKHDFKGLLAYSTVSHLGLITLLFGLDTPLSVVAGVFHIINHAVFKASLFMAAGIIDHECGTRDMRRINGLFKYMPYTATLGIVAAGAMAGVPLLNGFLSKEMFFAEAIEHPHFGAHTWVLPVFATIAGTLSVAYSTRFIHDVFFNGEPINLPRSPHEPPRWMRFPVEILVLLCIAVGVAPQLSVGPLLDAAAGAALLGNLPAFKLSVWHGFNLPLVMSFVALAAGIVYYLNRRFLFELHERYLPDLQSPVAFERVYQAMTAAAARVMALVDSGAPRRYLAPLLVFAIALGLWAYWSAHPDGLALAGGAAGAPAGPLVQALALAGLAALAAGCLGVVACHRQRLLAIIFMSVVGLVVSMTFVLLSAPDLALTQISVEVVTIVVMLLALRFLPARAETAEPRGRRLRDMAIAGLAGGGVAALSYAMLTRPFETISNFYLANAVPGGGGANAVNVILVDFRGFDTLGEITVLAMAALGAHALVSGLRLAPYAGSAEREADRHPIMLAMLVRPLLPLALAVSLYILLRGHNLPGGGFIAGLVTSVALILQYIACGIDFGRARLPLDQPRLIAAGLAIAGATGLASWLFGAPFLTSAHGHVHLPLIGDVELASAMLFDLGVYLVVVGGTLLVLTELGALSRRELAAEGATREAATREPATQEPAPWN from the coding sequence GTGCTGATTGTCCTGGCCTTGATGGCCCTGCTTGCGGGCGCAGCGCTCGCGCCCGTCGCCGCGCGTTTCGGGCGTGTGCGTGCGTCGCAGACCGCGGCGGCAGCCCTCATTGGGGCGCTGGCGCTGCTCGCGCCGTTGGCGCCCGGCGTGCTGTCCGGTCAGGTCGTGGTGGCCTCCTGGTCCTGGTTGCCGGAGTGGGGGCTCGACCTCGCCTTCCGCTTCGACGGGCTGTCGCTGCTGTTTGCGCTGCTCATTCTCGGCATCGGCCTCTTGATCGTCCTCTATGCCAGCTACTATCTGCCGGTGGCGGACCGGATGGGGCGGTTCCTGGGGCTGCTGCTGGTGTTCGCCGCCGGCATGCTGGGCATCGTGCTGTCCGAGAACATCCTGCTTCTCCTGGTGTTCTGGGAGATCACCAGCGTCACCTCCTTCCTCCTGATCGCCTACAAGTACGAGGCGCATGACGGGCGCATCGCCGCGCGCATGGCGCTGGCGGTCACCGGCGGCGGCGGGCTGGCGATGCTCGCCGGCTTTCTGCTGCTCGGGCACATCGCCGGCTCGTTCGAACTGTCGGACATTCTCGCCCGCGGCGCGCAGATCCGCGCCCATCCGCTCTATGCGCCGACGCTGGTGCTGATCCTGCTCGGCGCCTTCACCAAGTCGGCGCAGTTTCCGCTGCATTTCTGGCTGCCGAACGCGATGGCCGCGCCGACCCCGGTCTCGGCCTATCTGCACTCGGCGACCATGGTGAAGGCCGGCGTGTTCCTGCTTGCGCGCCTGCACCCGGCGCTGGCCGGAACCGAGCTGTGGTTCGGCCTCGTCAGCTCGGTCGGCGCGGCGACCTTCGTGTACGGCGCCTATGTGGCGCTGCTGAAACACGACTTCAAAGGGCTTCTGGCCTATTCCACGGTCAGCCATCTCGGGCTGATCACGCTGCTGTTCGGCCTCGATACGCCGCTCAGCGTGGTGGCCGGCGTGTTCCACATCATCAACCACGCGGTGTTCAAGGCGTCGCTGTTCATGGCGGCCGGCATCATCGACCATGAATGCGGCACGCGCGACATGCGGCGCATCAACGGGCTGTTCAAGTACATGCCCTACACCGCGACGCTCGGCATCGTCGCGGCGGGGGCGATGGCCGGCGTGCCGCTGCTCAACGGCTTCCTCAGCAAGGAGATGTTCTTTGCCGAGGCCATCGAGCACCCGCATTTCGGCGCCCACACCTGGGTGCTGCCGGTGTTCGCCACCATCGCCGGCACGCTGTCGGTCGCCTATTCGACGCGCTTCATCCACGACGTGTTCTTCAATGGCGAGCCGATCAACCTGCCGCGCTCGCCGCACGAGCCGCCGCGCTGGATGCGCTTCCCGGTCGAAATCCTGGTGCTGCTGTGCATCGCGGTCGGCGTCGCGCCGCAGCTTTCGGTCGGCCCGCTGCTCGATGCCGCCGCCGGCGCGGCGCTTCTCGGCAACCTGCCGGCGTTCAAACTGTCGGTCTGGCACGGCTTCAACCTGCCGCTGGTCATGAGCTTCGTCGCGCTGGCCGCCGGCATCGTCTATTACCTCAACCGGCGCTTCCTGTTCGAGTTGCACGAGCGCTATCTGCCCGATCTTCAGAGTCCGGTGGCGTTCGAGCGCGTCTATCAGGCGATGACAGCCGCAGCCGCGCGGGTGATGGCGCTCGTCGACAGCGGCGCACCGCGGCGTTATCTCGCGCCGCTCCTGGTGTTCGCGATCGCGCTCGGCCTGTGGGCCTATTGGTCGGCGCATCCGGACGGCCTCGCGCTTGCCGGCGGGGCGGCCGGGGCGCCGGCGGGTCCATTGGTCCAGGCGCTGGCGCTGGCCGGCCTCGCCGCGCTCGCAGCCGGCTGCCTCGGCGTCGTCGCCTGTCACCGCCAGCGCCTGCTCGCCATCATCTTCATGAGCGTGGTCGGCCTCGTGGTGTCGATGACCTTCGTGCTGCTGTCGGCGCCCGATCTGGCGCTGACGCAGATTTCGGTCGAGGTGGTGACCATCGTGGTGATGCTGCTGGCGCTGCGCTTCCTGCCGGCACGGGCGGAGACGGCCGAGCCGCGCGGGCGCCGGTTGCGCGACATGGCGATCGCCGGGCTTGCCGGCGGCGGGGTGGCCGCCCTCAGCTACGCCATGCTGACGCGGCCGTTCGAGACGATCTCGAACTTCTATCTCGCCAACGCCGTGCCGGGCGGCGGCGGCGCCAACGCGGTCAATGTCATCCTGGTCGATTTCCGCGGCTTCGACACGCTGGGCGAGATCACCGTGCTGGCCATGGCGGCGCTGGGCGCGCACGCGCTGGTCAGCGGCCTGCGGCTCGCCCCCTATGCCGGCAGCGCTGAACGCGAGGCCGACCGCCACCCGATCATGCTGGCCATGCTGGTGCGGCCGCTGTTGCCGCTGGCGCTCGCCGTCTCGCTCTACATCCTGTTGCGCGGCCACAATCTGCCGGGCGGCGGGTTCATCGCCGGCCTCGTCACCTCGGTGGCGCTGATCCTGCAGTACATCGCCTGCGGCATCGATTTCGGCCGCGCCCGCCTGCCGCTCGACCAGCCGCGGCTGATCGCGGCGGGCCTCGCCATCGCCGGGGCCACCGGCCTTGCGAGCTGGCTGTTCGGCGCGCCCTTCCTCACCAGCGCGCACGGCCATGTCCATCTGCCGCTCATCGGCGATGTCGAGCTTGCCTCCGCCATGCTGTTCGATCTCGGCGTCTATCTGGTGGTGGTGGGCGGCACGCTGCTGGTGCTCACCGAGCTCGGGGCGCTGAGCCGGCGCGAGCTTGCCGCCGAGGGTGCGACAAGGGAGGCTGCGACGCGAGAACCTGCGACGCAGGAGCCGGCACCATGGAACTGA
- the prmB gene encoding 50S ribosomal protein L3 N(5)-glutamine methyltransferase, translating to MTDSTADTDAEDLLTVRDLVRCAVSRFNAAGISYGYGTETALDEAAFLILEALHLPIDDLSPWLDARLTRAERRRVLELIEARVATRMPAPYLVGRAYIQGVPFAVDPRVIIPRSFIGELLFRTDLIGPDGALIADVGAVERVLDLCTGSGCLAILAAHVFPNAMIDAVELSADAAEVAAQNIANSGFADRITLFRGDLFAPVAGAHYDLILTNPPYVDAEGMAGLPLEAAHEPQMALDGGADGLDIVRRILAEAPAHLALSGAMMCEVGRGRPALEAAFPDLPLFWLDTETSEDEVFWLRAEDFTPATTRGRLP from the coding sequence GTGACCGACAGCACCGCCGACACCGACGCCGAAGACCTCCTGACCGTGCGCGACCTCGTGCGCTGCGCGGTCAGCCGTTTCAATGCCGCCGGCATCTCCTACGGCTACGGCACCGAGACCGCGCTCGACGAAGCGGCGTTCCTGATCCTGGAAGCGCTGCATCTGCCGATCGACGACCTCTCGCCCTGGCTCGATGCCCGGCTGACGCGGGCCGAGCGGCGCCGGGTGCTGGAGCTGATCGAGGCGCGGGTGGCCACCCGCATGCCCGCCCCTTATCTCGTCGGCCGCGCCTATATCCAGGGCGTGCCGTTCGCGGTCGACCCGCGGGTGATCATTCCGCGCTCCTTCATCGGCGAGCTTCTGTTCCGCACCGACCTGATCGGCCCCGACGGCGCCCTGATCGCAGATGTCGGCGCGGTCGAGCGCGTGCTCGATCTGTGCACCGGCTCGGGCTGCCTCGCCATCCTCGCCGCCCACGTCTTCCCGAACGCGATGATCGACGCGGTGGAACTGTCGGCCGATGCCGCCGAGGTCGCTGCCCAAAACATCGCCAACAGCGGCTTCGCCGACCGCATCACCCTGTTCCGCGGCGACCTGTTCGCGCCGGTGGCCGGCGCGCACTACGACCTCATCCTCACCAACCCGCCCTATGTCGATGCCGAGGGCATGGCCGGCCTGCCGCTGGAGGCCGCGCACGAGCCGCAGATGGCGCTCGACGGCGGCGCCGACGGGCTCGACATCGTCCGCCGCATCCTGGCCGAGGCGCCGGCCCATCTCGCGCTGTCGGGCGCGATGATGTGCGAGGTCGGCCGCGGCCGACCGGCGCTGGAGGCTGCCTTCCCCGATCTGCCGCTGTTCTGGCTCGATACCGAGACCAGCGAGGACGAGGTATTCTGGCTGCGGGCGGAGGATTTCACGCCGGCCACGACACGCGGCCGGCTGCCGTGA
- a CDS encoding Na+/H+ antiporter subunit C, which produces MELIVAAGIGLLTACGLYLVLRAETFSVVLGLTLLSYAVNLVLFASGRLVANAPPLLVEGVPRHTDPLPQALVLTAIVISFGMTAYLVALALRAKGESGRDGFDGGDPT; this is translated from the coding sequence ATGGAACTGATCGTCGCCGCCGGCATCGGCCTGCTCACGGCTTGCGGCCTCTATCTCGTGCTGCGGGCGGAGACCTTCTCCGTCGTGCTCGGCCTCACCCTGCTGTCCTACGCGGTCAATCTGGTGCTGTTCGCCAGCGGCCGGCTGGTGGCCAATGCGCCGCCGCTGCTGGTCGAGGGCGTTCCGCGCCACACCGATCCGCTGCCGCAGGCGCTGGTGCTCACCGCCATCGTCATCAGCTTCGGCATGACGGCCTATCTCGTCGCGCTGGCGCTGCGCGCCAAGGGCGAGAGCGGCCGTGACGGATTCGACGGCGGCGACCCGACATGA
- a CDS encoding monovalent cation/H+ antiporter subunit D: protein MSHLAIIPILLPLAAGIACLALERAGLVAQRAVSLAAALMMMAVAALLLRHAGTGAIDVYALGNWPAPFGIVLVLDRLSALMVAVCAALALPALIYASGGTDALGRHFHALFQFQIAGLNGAFLTGDLFNLFVFFEVLLLASYGLLVHGNGRARANAGLAYVVLNLTGSALFLIALGLLYGTLGTLNMADMAHALARVPAADQALVRTAASLLVVVFALKAALFPLSFWLPSVYGAAVAPAAALFAIMTKVGVYALLRVSSASFAGAPVTADLLQPWLMPLAIATIVAGTLGALAARRLAVVVASLVVVSTGTLLAAIAASGIEAIAAALFYLVHSTLVAGGFFLLAGRIASARGEAGDGFRTGQTATRAVTLGAAYLVFALAISGVPPLSGFLAKLMILRSIQEAPFGPLAWTALLSSSLLPALVLARAASVFFWEAKPAPAATAEARLGLPALAMLTMLAASPLLVAFAAPVADYARATAMQLRSPAASEAVLGADPATARERRP, encoded by the coding sequence ATGAGCCATCTTGCGATCATCCCGATTCTGCTGCCGCTCGCCGCCGGCATCGCCTGTCTGGCGCTGGAGCGCGCGGGGCTCGTTGCGCAGCGCGCCGTTTCGCTCGCCGCGGCGCTGATGATGATGGCGGTTGCGGCACTGCTGCTGCGGCACGCCGGCACCGGCGCGATCGACGTCTATGCGCTCGGCAACTGGCCGGCGCCGTTCGGCATCGTGCTGGTGCTCGACCGGCTCTCGGCGCTGATGGTGGCGGTGTGCGCGGCGCTGGCGCTGCCGGCGCTGATCTATGCCAGCGGCGGCACCGATGCGCTGGGCCGCCATTTCCACGCGCTGTTCCAATTCCAGATCGCCGGCCTCAACGGCGCCTTCCTCACCGGCGACCTGTTCAACCTGTTCGTCTTCTTCGAGGTGCTGCTGCTCGCCTCCTACGGCCTGCTGGTGCACGGCAACGGCCGGGCGCGGGCGAATGCCGGCCTCGCCTATGTCGTGCTCAACCTCACCGGCTCGGCGCTGTTCCTGATCGCGCTTGGGCTGCTCTACGGCACGCTGGGCACGCTCAACATGGCCGATATGGCGCATGCGCTGGCCCGCGTGCCTGCGGCGGATCAGGCGCTGGTGCGCACGGCCGCGAGCCTGCTGGTGGTGGTGTTCGCGCTCAAGGCGGCGCTGTTTCCGCTGTCGTTCTGGCTGCCAAGCGTCTATGGCGCGGCGGTCGCGCCGGCGGCGGCGCTGTTCGCCATCATGACCAAGGTCGGCGTCTATGCGCTGCTGCGGGTCTCCAGCGCCAGCTTCGCCGGTGCGCCGGTCACCGCCGATCTGCTGCAGCCCTGGCTGATGCCGCTGGCGATCGCCACCATCGTCGCCGGCACGCTGGGCGCGCTGGCGGCGCGGCGGCTGGCCGTGGTGGTGGCGAGCCTCGTCGTGGTCTCCACCGGCACGCTGCTCGCGGCGATCGCCGCATCCGGCATCGAGGCGATCGCCGCGGCGCTGTTCTATCTCGTCCATTCGACACTGGTGGCCGGCGGCTTCTTCCTGCTGGCCGGGCGCATCGCGAGTGCGCGCGGCGAGGCGGGCGACGGCTTCCGCACCGGCCAGACCGCCACGCGGGCGGTGACGCTGGGGGCCGCCTATCTGGTGTTTGCGCTGGCGATCAGCGGCGTGCCGCCGCTCTCCGGCTTCCTCGCCAAGCTGATGATCCTGCGGTCGATCCAGGAGGCCCCGTTCGGACCCCTTGCGTGGACGGCGCTGCTGTCCTCGAGCCTGCTGCCGGCGCTGGTGCTGGCGCGCGCCGCCAGCGTGTTCTTCTGGGAGGCGAAGCCGGCGCCCGCCGCCACCGCCGAGGCGCGGCTCGGCCTGCCGGCGCTCGCCATGCTGACGATGCTGGCGGCGAGCCCGCTGCTGGTGGCGTTCGCCGCACCGGTGGCCGATTATGCGCGGGCCACCGCCATGCAGCTCCGCTCGCCCGCGGCCTCCGAAGCCGTGCTCGGCGCCGATCCCGCCACTGCCCGCGAGCGCCGGCCATGA
- a CDS encoding DUF2293 domain-containing protein has protein sequence MSGAAGTRRQRALRKAIRELAPHIPLADAEPIFREALSAPTLRSLPPSIAVWLATTAHIRHRHTDYDALLADGYDRDAARFFVVDRMNEILTQWGATRLVDPEVEDTEIEQFPA, from the coding sequence ATGAGCGGCGCGGCCGGCACCCGCCGCCAGCGCGCCCTGCGCAAGGCGATCCGCGAGCTTGCGCCGCACATTCCGCTGGCCGATGCCGAGCCGATCTTCCGCGAGGCGCTGTCGGCGCCGACGCTGCGCAGCCTGCCGCCCTCCATCGCCGTGTGGCTGGCCACCACCGCCCACATCCGCCACCGCCACACCGATTATGACGCGCTGCTCGCCGACGGCTACGACCGCGACGCGGCGCGGTTTTTCGTCGTCGACAGGATGAACGAAATATTAACGCAGTGGGGCGCGACCCGGCTGGTCGATCCGGAAGTCGAAGACACTGAAATCGAGCAGTTTCCGGCCTGA
- the pufB gene encoding light-harvesting antenna LH1, beta subunit: MADLKPSLTGLTEEEAKEFHSVFVSSMVLYLATAVIVHYLVWTARPWIAPIPKGWVNLDGVTTALSYLV; the protein is encoded by the coding sequence ATGGCTGACTTGAAACCGAGCCTGACAGGGCTGACAGAAGAAGAAGCCAAGGAATTCCACAGCGTGTTCGTGTCCAGCATGGTGCTGTACCTCGCTACCGCCGTGATCGTGCACTATCTGGTGTGGACGGCTCGTCCGTGGATCGCTCCCATCCCGAAGGGCTGGGTGAACCTGGACGGCGTCACCACGGCGCTTTCGTATCTCGTCTGA
- the pufC gene encoding photosynthetic reaction center cytochrome PufC yields the protein MKHMIAKSVATVALASLVSGCFEPPPAISTQTGFRGLSMGEVLHPATVAAKKERDAQYPPALPAVKAEGQPVSKVYKNVKVLGDLTEPEFLRTMTAMTEWVSPKEGCTYCHDEADLSSEAKYPFKVARRMLEMTRHINTDWTSHVAQTGVTCYTCHRGRPVPPYIRYLEPRLPLDNAIKPTFVEADNSGHVVRLAKNTAYSALNYDPFAMFLANDKREIRFVPQTALPPVGVSRGMERRPLSDAYATFALMMFISDAIGTNCTFCHNPQTFESWGNKSTPQRAIAWQGIKMTRDLNMNFLSPLKPVYPANRLGAQGEAPMADCRTCHQGVTKPLFGASRMKDYPELGPVKAAAK from the coding sequence ATGAAACACATGATCGCTAAATCGGTCGCGACCGTCGCGCTGGCGTCGCTCGTGTCCGGATGTTTCGAGCCGCCCCCGGCCATCTCGACGCAGACCGGCTTCCGTGGCCTGTCGATGGGTGAAGTTCTCCACCCGGCGACGGTCGCTGCGAAGAAGGAGCGTGACGCGCAGTATCCGCCGGCGCTGCCGGCGGTGAAGGCGGAAGGCCAGCCGGTCAGCAAGGTCTACAAGAACGTCAAGGTGCTCGGTGACCTCACCGAACCCGAGTTCCTGCGGACCATGACCGCGATGACCGAGTGGGTGTCGCCGAAGGAAGGGTGCACCTACTGCCACGACGAGGCCGATCTCTCGTCGGAAGCGAAGTACCCCTTCAAGGTGGCGCGGCGCATGCTCGAAATGACCCGCCACATCAACACCGACTGGACGAGTCACGTCGCCCAGACCGGCGTCACCTGCTACACCTGCCATCGTGGCCGGCCGGTGCCGCCGTATATCCGCTACCTCGAACCGCGCCTGCCGCTCGACAACGCGATCAAGCCGACCTTCGTGGAAGCGGACAATTCGGGTCACGTCGTTCGTCTCGCCAAGAACACCGCGTATTCGGCTCTGAACTACGATCCGTTCGCGATGTTCCTGGCCAACGACAAGCGTGAGATCCGCTTCGTGCCGCAGACCGCGCTGCCGCCGGTTGGTGTCAGCCGTGGCATGGAACGTCGCCCGCTGTCGGACGCGTATGCGACCTTCGCGCTGATGATGTTCATCTCGGACGCCATCGGCACGAACTGCACCTTCTGCCACAACCCGCAGACCTTCGAGAGCTGGGGTAACAAGAGCACGCCGCAGCGTGCCATCGCGTGGCAGGGGATCAAGATGACGCGCGATCTCAACATGAACTTCCTGTCGCCGCTGAAGCCCGTCTATCCGGCCAACCGGCTGGGTGCGCAGGGCGAGGCGCCGATGGCGGACTGCCGCACCTGCCACCAGGGCGTGACGAAGCCGCTGTTCGGAGCGAGCCGGATGAAGGACTATCCGGAACTCGGCCCGGTCAAGGCCGCCGCGAAGTGA